tttgtgcactcgttttctttctttcttcgcaactacaccacgtgccgaatatcgaggcacaatcacctgctctctcttactctcattccttctttttctttcccaaacacaactgccacaaccaccgccgctaccgctgccacagtcgcagccccttccaccgcactgccttcttcctccccttctttcgcagacataactgctgcatatgcAATCGCTGCCGCTGCGGTCGCAAtctcgtccgcagcccctttttccccctttcctttcttttctttcccagctgcaactatcgcagtcgcagtcgcagccatggccgcagccaccacaaccgcagcctcttcttctttccctgctctatttcctctccttctcttccagcagctgcagctgccactgccgcaactgcctccccttctccttttcctctcatcttcccttttcctttctcttcttcttctcttcttcctcaccttcttctccccacgccccaccgctcctctctctgtttctcgagaaacaaagagcgtgggaggcggtgggataaaaccgaaattttcggttttctttattttttttctttttgtaacttaatagtttagtccttaaagtttctatatttacatataggtcctccaatttacatataaatccttattaataaatttttaaaagtgagggatattacaataaCATCCGATCTTTAGCTTGATATTTGGCTATTCAATAGTTTGAGTCTCTGATCAAATTATTTCTTGCATCATCTATCTCAAAATGATATTAACTtatcaaattcatcaattgattttatcaacaaAATTTAGGACTCAACAAAGTTAGCATATCTGAATGCTCTCATATATGTCATGCATCTAACCCCACTTATATAGACAATTCAAGTAAGTACTTCCTAATGTCATCACACATCTCATGCATCTAATACCCCCTTACATGAGCTGTTCAAGTCGGTACATCCTAATGCCCTCATTTCATATATTTGACACCCTATATATAGGCATTTCAAGCTAGCACACTATAATGCCCTCATGTGTTTCATCCATCTAACATTGCCTTCATGTGTAATACAAGTCAACATGCTCCTAATGCCCTCACACATTTTACGCATTCAACATCCTTAGAGCTGACGGTTTGAATCAACAAACTCAAACGCTTCACTTGTCTCATCTTATGTATTCAATGGTCCTAATCATGTAGGCAATTCAAGTTAGCATGCTCCAACTCTCTCATATTTCTCATGCATTTAGCACCCTCTACATAGGTAGTTTAAGTCGACAATCCTTGATGTTCTTattgtgtttcatgcattcaacaCCCCTTATATGAATAGTTTAAATTCAGCATGCCCTAGTACTCTCATAAGTTTATTATGTTCATTATCTTCTATATGAATAGTTCAAGTCGATACACTCTAACACTCTCATATGTCTCATGCGTTTATCATCCCTACGCATATGATTCGTTTTTACATATCTTTATGCCCTTTTACATCTCTCGAGTCTGAAACACCTTATGATGCCCGAAAGAGCATCTATACATCTCGTACTCCTTACATGAGATACAtgcaaatattagttaattatttttaatatatgtaaTAACTATCGAGTTTCCATATCAATATTACGTTTAATAGAGAGAAACCCTTTTCCTAAGGTACATAGGAGACAAGTGATATGACTAAATTTTATAGCTAATTTTGTTCCTTGGTATTTAATCAAATTATAAGTAACCAATTATGGTTTGGCACATGGCACTTAGTCAGCAATTAGGACCCTTGTTATTAGGTGATGATGTAACACCACCTAAGCCCACATGACATGATTTGACACAATGTAAGTACATCAAATTTGTAGCAGAGTCTCTCTAAACTTTCATCACCTTGAGCTCCCAGTTGAATTAAGTATCAGAGGACCTTATCGAATATATCTTGAAATATTTTTATAGGATCCTTTGGTCTAGAAGAAGTCCATAAGGAGACTTAACGAAGAAGGGGACCACCTTAGACATATCAGGAGGCATCCaattttcaaaattagaaaaacgagTTAGATCGACTCAACTTCACCGCTCAGAGTTAGTGATCATTTTTGACACCAATCAATCATCATCAATCCAAATTTATTAAAATGATGCTAATGGAAGTGGCATATACATAgaatttaaatatttgatgtgacatATATCGTtggtatatttattatattaaattcttAAGAGaccaatatattattatcaaaatttaaaataaattgcaCCTGTTCATGGAAGATGAACCGATCCAATTCATCTAATGTGATGATTCAATGTACCGATTCAGCGTTCTTTAGGAACTTATCATGTTTAGTATGTCGTCAAGTAATTTTTGGAAATTGCGATGCTtctattaaaaaattcataaagtcAAGCTTTTATAgccaaattattataaaataatataaatatcaaaaaaaagaaatgaaaccTAAAATCATACAAAATATTTTAAGATTTTGTGAAAAATAAAGTAATATTAGAtcttatcaaaacatggtttgatGAAGCGTACCGGCACTTGGAAAACAACAGCCGTTCGTTTCCAGATCAACGACCGGCAGCGGCTCGGCTTTTGAATGCCCAATTTGGAGGGAGTACGAGACGAACCCTAAGCGGAAAGACCGATTTGCTCCCGTCTGTCTCGTATATAttggagtctctctctctctcttcctccggtGCGGAAAGGAAGACAAACGAGACGTGGAAGAGGGCGAAAAGCGGCGAGAACAAGGTAAATGGATAGGAACGAGGAGTAAATCCGTGGAGTTGATCCTGCTCGCTGTCTTTCATCTTTACTTCTTAGTCTCACGGTCTGAATCCGTTTTATCTACACTCGAAGGCCGCAAAAGACTTGATTTTCACCCCTTTTTTCAATTGAAAATCTGGTTTCTGTTCCGTTCATTCTTCAATCGTGCTCTTGTTTACTGTTCTCTGGTTTCTTTTGATTCGCTTTAGATCCGATTTGGCCAGCCCCTTTTTAGTGTTGATCATTTTTGTGCTTGTAGGGGGTATATTGAACTTAATTGGTGTCCAATATCTAATCTTTTTGTTGCATTTGTCTTTGTGGTTGTTTTTGTTTGGTTGTGGATGGGAAGATGGATCGGTACAAGAAGGTGGAGAAACCAAGGGAGCAGACCCCCATTAACGACAATGAGATTCGTATCACATCTCAGGGGAGGGTGCACAGCTACATTACCTACGCCACTAGTCTGCTTCAGGTATTCACCGATACAAAAGTCTCATCTTGATCATTGACCACTGGTATATAAAACTTAGGGTCAATTTTTGAAGGTCTAATGATAGTTTTATAGACCGTGTATATATATCTTATGCACGGCAAGTGCTACGGAGATATTGCTGTTGAAATATATAATGGTCAGGCAAATACAAGAATTTGAagtcttttttttaatcttttcctcCCCATTCTCCATCCTATGTCACTATAATGACATCATACAATGATGCTTTCATATGTCTCTTATTTGTCACTAGTTCCACATTCAATTTCACTGTAACGGCATCATATACTGATGCTTTCATATGTTTCTGCTTTGTCATTGGTTCCACATTCAATTATGTTACATGCTCGAGAAGTTGATAGTTGACATATATGCTGAGGGTCATGCAAATGTTAGAGTCATAACATCTGCAGTGTACATGGTGAAGATGCTAGTGACATCCATTAGATAGTGAGCTATACTTGTTCCCTTTGGTTTGTATGAACCTTGTAAATAGTAAGACATGCTATTGAAGTTGTAGGTGCTAGAGTCTTTTTAACAGGCAAACAACAATACTCACAGGAAATATGGTAGATAAAAATATCACAAATCTGTTTGGCAAGATTTAGGAGGGAAAATGAGCCTGCTTGAATTGCTACAATGGTTTCAGGCTGCTCTGATAGCCACATTTTGATATCTAATGACACCTAGATCAATGAAAGTTATAAAGAATGAGCCCAAGCAGCTAGCAATAAGTTCAatgtaacaaaaaatatatatcatataataAAATCAAGCCAAACTGTAGCTCAGTGTATTTTGCTATGGAAAAATTGCACTAACATACAGCATCCTTTACAATAAACATTCATTGTGAGTGCATAAACTAGAAGCTGTTTGAGAATGCCAAAATCATGAAAACCATGGGCAAAATGTTGTCCCATTATAGTGTTTGTTTGCAACtgtagttatttgcattcttctaTTTGGTGTTATAGACTAGtggaatgttgatgactttaacgGTTTTATTGAAATGACCCAAGCCTGTTATCGGTGAGGTTCATTATCATGTTGTTTTGCTATGAGTAGATCCTGGTGGGGTTTTTCCTTCTGATGTGGTTTCTTTTGATTTGTGGGTTATGAACAGTCATACACCAACGTATAAGCATTAGACAATTTTCTGACTGTCAATGTTACCTTTTTTTCATGTGAGTCCTCAGTGCACATTAGTTCTTGCTGTTAAAATGTTGATTGATCTTTAAGCAATTTGATTTTCCAGTTAGCTGCTTCAATTTCATTAGTTTTTAGTGACCATAATAGATCTACAAATTTGGTTATATTATTATTTCCTCACACTTGCATGGATAATTGATATAGTAGCATCAAGGTGGTTGCCCTGCTACTTGTTTAATTCTGATAATCTATTTGTGTTGACTTCTGAAGGAGAAAGGTTCAAGTGAGATTGTTTTCAAGGCAATGGGTAAAGCTATTAATAAAACTATAACGGTTGTGGAATTGATGAAGGTACTAATCTTTTATTTCTCTTGGCCTTTTAGTAGTTTGGATCTTTTGTGGCATTGTGGTATCATTGCTAATTAGCATAAAAGAATATTACAATTTGTGTTAATTCTTTCCTAATTGAAGCTAGTAGTAAATGGAGTTGATATTTGTTTTTTATGAACTTTTCTGCAAATATGCTGGTGAAACAGAGGAGGATTGTTGGTCTTCATCAGATTACTGCTACTGGAAGTACTGATATAACTGATACATGGGAACCATTGGAGGAAGGACTACTTCCGTAAGATAACAAAAAATTTTCCCTTATATATCTAGTTTATTCTGCATTGACAACATCATCGGAGAGTGGAGATGAATACTTCTATTGAATATTTGCATCTCATAAGTttttcttccttattttcatTTGCATTTCTTTTCAGGGTTGAGACTACTAGGCATCTGTCTATAATCACTATAACATTATCAAAGAAGGAGCTGGATACATCTGCAGTTGGGTATGTATGAAAAATcatgtttgtaatttttgctgCATATGTTCATACAATTGATAGTTAAAATTGGCCTACAATCTAATTACTTTTGCATACTAAATTTGCATAAATGACTCTTCTTACTGGTTTCTATGGGTATTTGCATTATCTTGTGATTTTCATTAACAATATCTTATTTAAGAAATATGAAAGTTAGAGAGAAAGTGGGACTATCCTTCTGTTGACATTAAATTGCAATTTCTTTTGTTGTATCCTTGTATTTTTTATGGAGTACAAACCTTTTGTGTTGGGCTCGTTTGTCTTACCCCATTCATGCAAATTGTATTCTTCaatctcttaaaaaattaattttataattgataagTTCAGCATGGAAAATGTGGTAATGCTCATAAAAATTGGCCTTTCCATTCACTATATGTGATTCCCACAATAGCTATGTGAGTGTTGTATTTGGAAATGTAGCAAAATCTGTATTTAATTTTTAAGTTATCTTGTATttgtttataatataattaagttTGTGATTATGCCGTcagttcttttttgtttttttttcatatCATGACTTGGTAAAGTCTAAAATGTATGAGACCTCTGGCTCTTAGGTAACAGAACTATTCTGGTAGACCACCATATTTAGTCCTTAAAATCAATTGGAATATTTAATTTATAACACTCAGTACAGTTGATGCAAATGCTCATTACCAGgtttatgctatgaatttattgtgAGGACACTTTGTGGTCTATTTTCTTGCTAAACTCAGCAGCTCCATTGGATTAACTGCATTGTTAAAAGTTGTTTGTAAGTTTGGTTTAGCAGGTTTAAATGTTTTGGATTAATAACTTAAAAACATCTCTAAATCAGATACCTTCTATGGAACATTATGTGGTCAATATGTGTGATCTTGCTATTCTCTGGCAAATTTTCTTGTCACTTGTGTTGAATTATAGATTCAATTTCTACATTCAGTGATAATATAAGCATTGAGAAGAATCTGGAGATAGATTTGCAGTTAACCATAATATTTTCTGTTAAGTATTGTTTAGTGCTTTAGCCCACTATCCCTTTTTGTCATAGGATTGTTGGAGAAAGATTTGCACTTGACCACAAGATTTTCTGTAGGTATTGTTTAGTGCTTTAGCCTACTATCCCTTTTGGTCGTAGAATTGTTTTCATCACTTTTGTTGGCCATTAGACATGTAGTTGGAAGATGCCCTGAGAATACAAATCCTATGGACTGCCATACTAATTTTATTCATTCTATTCATTTGTCCGCCATTGTTTTCTCTTCTTTAATAAACTCTTTGGTCTTAAATACATTGAGGTTGTTTGATCATGCCTCTTGGTGTTACCATTTTTTGGTCAATATAGTATCTTAGCTGAACTATTTCCTGATGGTTGCAAATGGCTTTGGATAAACTTGTTACCTCCATACTTTGATTCgggtcaatatttttttatttattttttcttccatTAGTGGCCCCAGTTGTAGTATCTCTTGACCCTGATATAATCGTGCCagtttagctcaaaaatcttgacAAGGCCACGTATGCATATGATAAGGGATGAGGGAGAAGGTAACTAGTCCTTGACAAGGCCACTGGTGCATAGGATAATGGATAATGTGTGGAGAGATTACTTGAGGTGATTGTAGAGAACCAGTGGGGCTTCATCCATTGGGCCTAGAAAAATGTTGAACAGAGTGAAAAAAGGACATCGGAGATTGGATAAAGATGAGAGTGAATTTTAAGTTTAGGGTGAAAATGAGAAAAGGAATAAAAAAGTGGAGAGAATGGATGCAATAGATTTGGGAATGTAAGAAGCACAAATTGATAAAGATATTACATGCATGTGAGCCTTTAAATTCCTAATatcttatattataattattaaagTGTTATGCTcctttgaaaatattatttttatctattTCATTCTTCCTGCCTCCCATATTTTAGCTTTTCCCTTAGATATCTACAAACAATTgaaataacaatatttttttctacAGATACCAATCTCCTTTGCCTGCAGATCAGGTGAAGCCAATGCAAGAGTTTGAGAATGGAGGAGGtaatgaaattatatatattatctatCTGTATTAGATATCCTTGTATTTATATTTGATATATTATCGACAGATATAGAAGTTTCACCTACTGGTCATGGTAGAGGTCGTGGTGGTCGTGGCAGGGGAAGGGCTCCTAGTAAGCATGCTTGGGTCTTTTTTGGTAGTTCAATTATTAATAGCTGGACTATCTAAGATTTGATGTTGATCGATCCTTATGCTCCATGTTCAGGAAATGGTGTGATCGAGGATGATGGTGATGGAGGATCAGACAATCGGGGTCGTGGTTATGTTAGAGGTGGCTATGTTCGTGGCAGAGGTCGCAATTATGGGCGTCGAGGTGGCTATGGTGGCCAACTTAATAATTTGCATGAGACAGGCTACAATGAACAAACACTTATGCCTCCCAGAGGCAGAGGTAAGTCAATCACCTTCCCCTCCCTCCCCTTTCCTTGTTggttttttcctttctcttctaatacctttttcataaaagaaaataactgtaaaaaaaaaatcagaaaagcgACCCAACCATGCCTACTCCCTAGAGAGAGTGAGACCACCACTACcaaaaagaaatagaagaaaaaaaaaaaaatccttatgtAAGATGATCAAAGCTTGTACCTTGCTTCAATGTGTAAATAATCGAAAGATCATTTTGTATCCCATATGAAAACTCGAGCAACGGCTAAGTCCTATAAAGAGGGGTGGCAACCCAAGTTAGAGAGAGAAATAAAAGGATCTTTCCtatgaaaaatcataaaaccgTATAGCTTGCTTAAAGGGTATACGCAATGCATGAGGCTCTCGCCAATGCAAGGTTTTCAAAGGGTTGCTGTAAGCTCGAGCTATAAATGATCGAATGATCTTTTTGTATTCTGTGTAAGCTCGAGCTATAGCCAAGTCCACAACCCAAGTTGGTATAGATTATTCATTGCGACACAATCCATGTAAAAAAGATTGATAATTTTAAATGGATTAATCCAACTTGTATATGCTACCGTGTTAAAATTGATGTTACTCTAAGCAGGTTTTAATGATTAATTCTCTTTCAATTTTATTTCAGGTCGTGGTCGTGGTCGGGGCCAAACCAGAGGAAGAGGCCTTGATTCCAGATCAAAAGAACCGGTCCAGGCAGTTAACAGTGGAGCATGACCTTTGATGGATCTGATTAGCCCAAAAGATTCCGCTTTGTGTAGTTGGATGCCTACTCTGTGCAAaactattcttcttttctttgtagATTAGCTGTATCTGCAGAATAGGATGGCCTGACACTACGGCATGATCCATTTTTAAGAGAATTGTAGATTTCAACTAATAAAGCAGCACATTCTTTTGATTCTTTTAGTCTTCTTGTTACTCAACTCTGTACCGCCCTTTGATATGAGAAATTTGCTCTTTGTAAGAACCGTGATCATAATAACAATTTCATTTATTGCAGTCGGAAGTGTGATCGTTAGCACTCCTCTCcataaatataaatcaaataagcacttgtAATAAGCATGAAATCTCAATGGGAAGATGTCACAAAGgagaggaaggacaaataccttacacAACCATTTGTGCTGGCTGAACATTAAGCTCTTGTTTTGCAAGGATGCCTGTGTTGTGATCTAGGAAACATGCCGACAGTAGTGTCTGTCTTTTAGCGTCGAGGTTGGATCATGGAGTTGCGTAGTAGCACAACCACGTGGACCATTTGGAGTTCTTCTCGTCGCTGCTGCAGATTCCCTGCTCAGCTTTCTTtcctcttcatcttctcctcGGCATTCTCATCTCCCACCACCCCTTCTTCCACAGCTTCAGTTTTGTCTCGTCGCTGTCAAGATTCAATGGAGGCCGTGGAGGATGGCACAATTAGGTTCTCATCGAAGCTGGCCTCCAACGAAGAGATGGGCAACTGGAAGCTCCTACGCCTGGAGGATGGATCCACACTCGAAGCCAATGTTGCTGCAACGGCGATCAGTAATGGAGATTGATTGGCTAAACTCTCTATTGTAATGGCTTCCGGTGTGCTTCCTCTGCAGGTGTTGATAGGGTGCGACGGCGTCCACTCTGTGGTAGCAGGATGGATGGGAACTCCAAAAGCCGACATGCTCGGGGCGCTACGCCCTGAGAGGCCTCGCCACGGTTGCAGATGGCCACGATcgattgttataaattgttcaaattaaaaaaaaaaatttcaaaagatttatttgaaaatatgatttggtttatagttattttgatagttattttttattatttataaaaaaaatatataaatagatatttgagagtaaattatgATGAAATCTCTTTCATACACTTTTTCTTTGTTCTCTATGATTAAGTTAGATATTATCTAATTTCTCTTTTAAGATTCTTTATTATTTACTCAATATAGATCTTGTAAAAGCTTGTTATATCCACTAAAAC
The window above is part of the Musa acuminata AAA Group cultivar baxijiao chromosome BXJ1-1, Cavendish_Baxijiao_AAA, whole genome shotgun sequence genome. Proteins encoded here:
- the LOC135587341 gene encoding uncharacterized protein LOC135587341, whose amino-acid sequence is MDRYKKVEKPREQTPINDNEIRITSQGRVHSYITYATSLLQEKGSSEIVFKAMGKAINKTITVVELMKRRIVGLHQITATGSTDITDTWEPLEEGLLPVETTRHLSIITITLSKKELDTSAVGYQSPLPADQVKPMQEFENGGDIEVSPTGHGRGRGGRGRGRAPRNGVIEDDGDGGSDNRGRGYVRGGYVRGRGRNYGRRGGYGGQLNNLHETGYNEQTLMPPRGRGRGRGRGQTRGRGLDSRSKEPVQAVNSGA